The following is a genomic window from Falco naumanni isolate bFalNau1 chromosome 10, bFalNau1.pat, whole genome shotgun sequence.
CAAGAGCGGCGGGGGCGAGCGCCTGGGGGGCGTGACCGGCCTCCTGCGGTTATTTGCtgatttttcctcttaatttgGGGCAGAAATCGCGTAACGGGCGCCGCAGGGGTCCCAGGCGCCCAGCGACTTTCCATTCCCCTGTTACTGGAAACCAGCTGTAGCCCCGGCTGGGCGCTGCTTCCCCTTTCTGGGGTAGGGGGGACGTGCTGCCGCGTGCGCTGGCCACCGGGACCCCACTCCCCCCTCGCTTTTGGGGCCTGGCATGACCCGTGGGGCCCCCCCCCGGGCTCCCCCCTTGGCAAAGGTGGTGCCAGCCCTGATGCAGGCAGGGCGGGGTGATGCGCAACTTgatttccttcctcccctcccccatcTTTAGTGGCATAAGCCCCCCACGCCGCCGTGCCGGGCACAGTGCCAGAGATGCCGGAGATGCTCGTGGTACCCActgagcatccccagcagcctcctgggaCCTTGTGCCAGCAGCTCCCGGCCCCAGTCCTGTGCAGGCTGAGGGTGGCTGGgtgccccagcaccagccccagcaccacctgGTTCCACCAGCAAAGGCAGGAGCTGGTCGGTGCCAGCCCACGGCTCGACGGGAAAAGGGAGCGCCGGGAAAACCGGCTCCTGGGCCCGGGGCGCGCAGCCAGCGCCCACTGCCCTCCTGGcttctccttttaatttttaatttttttttttacagctgtgcCCTTACAGCACTGACACCAGGCAGCCTGAAAGAAGGAGAATTAAAATCAATAGGATAAAAAAGGGAGTTTCCAGCCCGGAGGCTGAGCCCTGCGTGCCCACGCTGTGCCACCCACGCACCCTGGAAAGCCCCGACAGCCCGTGGGTGCAGCTGCCTTTTGGGGTGAGCCCGAGGGGGTTGGGGGGCTCCTGCTTGCTCTTTGCAGACCTGTGGGGTTAAGCTGGGGGGGTGCAGCCACCCCGCACCAGCAtctctggggctgcagcatccccccgggcagcatccctggcagcatccccagTGTGAGGTCACCAGCGCTTCGCCCCCAGCTGGGGGCCCGATCCTGTGGGTTGCCCAGCGGGGCGCAGCACCGGGCAGCATTTAAACCTGGGGTTTcgttttgtttggttggttgtttgggttttgtaatTCGGATGGatctggggagggggcagcaccgccgccagccccccgggGTGGGCCAGGCAGCGGACACCGGGGACACAGCATCCCCTCCCCGGCGCAGCACTGGGGTCCAGCCCGCGTCACTCCCCTCGCGATGGGATGGGAAGGGGTGGCCTCAGAGACACTTTCACTTTCGGAAGGGTGACGTAGTTTCCAGGAACCCGGGAGCTGGCAGATAAAAGCGAGTGGCGGCAGGAGCGGCCGTGGCGCCATGGCAGCACTCAACAGCGAGGGGTAAGCAGCACCCTGGCACCCCCCCTAAGGGTCGCCGTCCCCAAGCGGCCCCGGTGGCCCCCCCCGTGACGGCCCCGTGTCCCCAGGGAGGCCCAGAAGCTGCGGTTCGGGCCCTGGCTGGTGCGAGCCATCGACAGCGGCAGCTACCGCGGGCTGCGCTGGATCAACGCGGAGCGCACGGCCTTCCGCGTCCCCTGGAAGCACAACGCCAGGAGGGATGTCACCAGCAGCGACCTGGAGGTGTTCAGGGTGGGTGGGGTAGGGGTCACCAGCGGCGACCTGGAGGTGTTCAGGGTGGGTGGGATGGATGTCACCAGCGGCGacctggaggtgttcaaggtgggtgggatgggggtcACTAGTGGTGacctggaggtgttcaaggtgggtgggatgggggtcACTAGTGGTGacctggaggtgttcaaggtGGGTGGGATGAGGGGTGAGCAGGGGCAAGCTTGAGCTCTTCAaggtgggtgggaaggaggtCACCAGTGGTGACCTGGAGGTCTTCAGGGTAGGTGGGAAGGGGATCACCTGGGGCAAGCTCAAGGGCTTCAAGGTGGGTGGGATGAGAGGTCACCAGCGGTGATGTGAAGACATATCAAGGTGGGTGGGGTAGGGGTCACCAGGGCAAGCTCAAGGTGTTCAGTATGGGTGGGATGGGTGTCACGAGCGGTGacctggaggtgttcaaggtGGGTGGGATGGGTGTCACTAGTGGTGATGTGAAGATGTATCAAGGTGGGTGCGATGGGTGTCACCAGCGTTTATGTGAAGGTGTATCAAAGTGGGTGTGATGGGTGTCACCAGCGGTGACCTGAAGGCGTTCAAGGTGGGTAGGATGAGGGGTGAGCAGGGGCAAGCTTGAGCTCTTCAaggtgggtgggaaggaggtCACCAGTGGTGACCTGGAGGTCTTCAGGGTGGGTGGGAAAGGGGTCACTAGGGGTGAGCTTGAGGTCTTCAAGGTGGGTGGGACAGGGGGTGACCAGCAGCAGCTTGAGGTCATCGAGATGGGTGGGATGTGGGACTTGGGCAGCAGACCGCGCATCCCTGACACCTCCACGCTCATGGAGCCAGGGTCCCTGTGCTCACGCAACCCCGCACCCCCCAGGCCTGGGCGCAGGTGAGCGGGAGGTACGAGGGGTCCCCCGAGGACCCCGCCAAGTGGAAGACCAACTTCCGCTGCGCCCTGCGGAGCACCCACATGTTCGAGCTGCTGGAGGACAATTCCAAGAGCGGCGATGACCCGCACAAGGTCTTCGCCATCACCCCAGGTGAGGTGACTTGGGGGGGCTGtggttggggtggtgggggcCACCTCGAGGCACCCCCTGACCCCGCTCTCCTTCCAGCCGCCCTCTGCCCCAGCGAGGAGGGAGACTTCGGCAGCCCCGATCCTGCAGCGGAGCAGCAGTCGCGGGTAacggggtgggctggggggtccccaCGGCCGCTGCTCAGCCGCTGTGCCCCCCaggcctgggggggctgctgagctggagcccAGCACCTTGCCAAAACGTGGGGCAACGGGGGGGGCGGCGTGCCCCCCACCCACGCGGTAAGACCTCACCCCACTTCCCTTCGCAGCTGGTGCTCGCCCCCCTAGACGTGGCCCCAGAAATCACTCCCCCAGGTAAGTGCTGGTCCCCCAAtatttgttggggggggggggggcacatcCCAGTAGGCTCAGCCAgggctggtttgggggttgTGAGCCCTCCCGCCTGCTGTGccccccaggcactgctgctcccaccccGTCCCCGCTGCTGGAGGACATGGAGGTGCTGCAGTGGGTGCTGAAGAAGTGCAACATCTCCCCCCACGACTTCGGCACGCTGACCTCGTCCTGGCCACCTGCAGGTGAGACCAGCCCCACTCCTGGTGTGCAGGGTGGGTGACCCCAGGGGGTGGTgaccccagccccttcccaccgGTGATTTCTCCGCAGGGGACGCCCTCCACCAGGacaccctgctccagcctctcccaggcCCTGGCCAGGACGACTCACTCACCCCACCGGCAGTTCAGGACTGGGTGTCCATGGAGCAGCCCCTCTtgggtgcctgcagccccccggaCCCCATGCTGCTAGGGGAGCaaggtgggtgctgtggggcaggatgcAGCCCCAGGTATGAGAGTGCCCTAATGGGGTGGGAAGAGGCCTCTCCCAACCAAAGCGACCGGCACCCCGCTGCACCCCAAATGGCGATGCCAGCGCACCCGCCGGAGGCCACGGTCCCTGAGCCACCCCCAGGAGAGGCAGTGCCCTTCATCCCTGCCACCAACCCAGTGCCAGCGCCGCTGGAGGATAGCACAGGTGAGGGCTCTTAATTCTTAATAGCTATAAATAATTATTGTTAATAGTTATTAACGCTCAGGGGGtatttgggggagggggagcgcTTGGGTTCGGGGGATGTGGCTGCTGATGGCTGCCCTGTGCAGACGGCAACGTCCCCATCCTGGATGTCAGCATCTACTACCGGGGGAAGCTCTTCCACCAGGAGGAGGTGAGGGGCCggcagtgcctgctgctgtaCCAGCCCTCCGACCCGGCGCTGGTCCTGCGCCCCGGCCACCGGGTGggcttccccagcccctccaagcTGGCCGATGACAAGCAGCGGCGCTTCACcgaggagctgctgggctgcgtggggctgcagctggagcaacGCGCCCGCAAGCTCTTCGCCACCCGCCTGAAGAAGTGCAAGATCTTCTGGGCGctgtcccagcagctggagggtcCCGAGGATCCCCCCTCCAACCTGCTCTGCCGGGACCAGGAAATCCCCATCTTTGACTTCAATAAGTTTTGCACAGGTGGGTAGGGGTCTCCGCTCCCCCCGTCCCGGTTGTTGGGGCTCTTGGGCGCCAAGTCCAGGATGATACAAGCAGCTGAACCCTGTCTCCCCTGGGCTCGCCCCAAAACTGAGCCCCGTGTCCCCTCGCAGAGCTAAGGGACTTCCGCAACGGCCAAAGGAAGCGCTCCCCTGACTTCACCATCTACCTCTGCTTTGGGCAGTCCTTCTCCAGGGCCAGGCCCAAGGAGTCCAGGCTCATCCTGGTCAAGGTGTGGGGGgcaacacccccaccccccaccctgggaGAGAGAGACTTTGGGGcccaggggaggtgggggggctggggagggggaccCTGGGTGTCTAAGGGACAGGGGGGTTCTtcaggctgctgggagggggccCTCGGTGTCCAGGGGAGGtagggggctgggtacccaaGGAGGGGGACCCTCGGGGTCTAGGGGATGGGGGGGTCCCTCAGGCTCCTGGGACAGGGACCATCAGCATCCAGGGGAGATGGGGGTCTGAGTGACCATGCAGGGAATACCTTGGGGGCTGGGAGAGGTGGAGGAACTGAGTGACGGGGGGAGGGACGCCCTTGGAGACCAGGGGAGATGGAGGAGTCCAGGGAGGGAGACCCATGGGGAGCAGGGGAAATGGGGGAGGCAGCTGCCCCGGGGTGGGGACCCtaggggctgggggagaggcagGGTGCCCTGCACACCTCCTTCCTCCACTCCAGGAGGACGGGGCCGTGCAGGACACTACAGCTGCCCCTACCCCTGCCCCTAACCCTGCTGcgttgctgctgcagctggtgcccaAGTTCTGCGAGCACTGGTACGAGCAGGTGCTGCGGGAGGGAGCCTCCTCCCTCGACAGCGGCACCATCAGCCTGCAGCTCTCCGACTCCTTCAGCCTCTTCGAGCTCATCGAGCAGTGCAACATGCAGATAGActgacccccagcccccctgctccccggGCCCCCCCCCAGGACAGGCACCAGCTGGTGGGGGACCACCAGGCACCACGGGCCGTGCAAACCTGCGTCCCCCCAGGAGCACTGTGGGGGGATGCCTACGGTGGGGATTTTCCAAGGACAGCTTCGGTGGCTGATCCCAGAGCCAACACCTTGCTTTTCCCCTCCATCAGCTGCTAACGTGTGTTTTTGGTGGAGCGTGGtcatttacagatttattttcttaagttcTCTAAGCTTAAATATATTATGTATGGAAAGGTGCTTCCTGCTTGTTTATGTTGCTTAGAAGTCTGGCCCTGCTGGCAGTCTGAGACCTTCACCCCCCACCATCCCCCAAACCCATGGGGGTCCGTGGCCAGCCTTGTCCCAGTAAAGCCACTGCCAGCAGTGGGTCGTACTGGAGCACCCGTCAGCGCCTTCTCCCCATTATCTCCGTGTAAATGAGGTGGCTTCCCACGCGTGCAGGGATGTGTTTATGGATGCATTTATTTCCATGCTTTAAGGCTGCAAACACGACTTGGAAGCAAAGCGTGTTGAGGTCAGCTGGGCTTCGgctaaacaaaaataacttcgGCGAGTGCCTCCCCGCTGGCCCCGAGCTACTCGCTTGAGatgttctggaaaaataagGCAGTAACTCCAACACAAAGCACCCAGCGCTCAGCTCCGAGGGGCAGAGGTGGTGGGATCATGGGGAGGAGCATGGTCAccatggggggagggggtgtcccCTCCCCGGGCTGGAATTCTCCTCCTTTCAGAAGCGAGGGGAGAGGACAAGCTTGGCCACCAGCATGGGACCCTGGGGTCTcccccagggaggtggcagccTCCTTACCTGGTGACTGACGTGGATGCTGCTGGACCCGAAGGTGGTGGTCCCGTAGCTTGTCACGTAGTAGTGAgcagagggctgtgctgggggctgctctggTGGcctgggcactgggggggggggggggggggggcaccatCAGCACCTCAGCTCCACGaacccccagccctcctccagCGCCAGCCCGGGAGCTGCGGGCTCACCTttgggcaggagcagctccGCGCCGAAGCGGTGCCCACATGTCCCGCAGGTTTTAACATCTTCCTTGGTCCTGTGGAGGAGAAAGCCCCAagaaggaggagcaggagctgccctcAGCACCCCTGGTGGAAGACGATGCCAACGTGATGGAAAAGGCTCCATCTCTCCCCCCTGACCTGGGGTCCTGCCGTTGGTGGGAtggctgctgccctcccaggTGCCAGCTGAGCACCTCCAGCTCTTCGGGGAACAGAGGATGTGGGGACACCTGGCCAGCACCGTCAGCACCGTGCCCAGGCCCAGAATCCCCCCTTTTTCACCTCTCTTCCCACACGCAAAAGTACTTTCCCACACAAGTAGAGGCTGACCCCACGCGGGACACGGGCTGCTACGGTCAGGAGAAGGCCAGCGCGGTGCCTGGTGAGTTTTGCAACTCATTGCACGCGGCTTTTAGCAGCcgagcatccccagcagcagcgcGGTACCCACCAGCCCCCGGCtcggcggggcgcggcgcgtACGTACGTGGTGTTTGTGCCATCCATGTCTGGCCAGATGAGCTCCGCGGGGCAGCCGGCTGTTCGGCAAGGGGTCTTCACACACACGTGCAGCCCCGGCCATGCCTCAGCCAGCTTCTGGACGATGAACACGGCGGCCACCAGGAAGTCCCAGGCAAACTGGAAACCTTCCAGGCAAAAGGAGAACATGGTGCTTGCTCACAGCcgcccagccagggcagcccaggCGATGGTGGGAGCAGCTCGGTTTCTCCAGGTAACCCAGGCCCATCAGCCTTCGAGGGGAATTCAGAGGTGCGTTGGCGGAGCTGCCCAGCTCGCGTGGCCCTTCTGCTTATGGCTTGGAGCCCCCGCGGGAGGCTGGATGGGGGAGGGTGGCCCATTTGCTCCATGAGAAGACTGAAAACTTGACTTCCCGCTTTGATGTGGTACCTTGAGAGGAACCCTGACTGGGTTGCACGGAGAACGAGGAGATCTTTAACAGAATTGCTGGCGGACCCTGGCCAGAGTAGGACACGTGGCAGAGGCTTCTGGGGAGCTCCGCCAAGAGGGGTGGAGGTGGCAGGGGGACCCGAGGAGCAACGTCTGTTCTGGAGTCATGAAATAAGAATCAGGGACCCTCACCTGTCCTTCCTGCCGGCTTTCTGCACCGGAGCTCCAGGTAGCTGTAGGCCCTCTGGTTGTTCTCTTTGATGAGCAGAGCTCTGCCGTTGCATACGAGCAGGCAAGTCACTTTGGCCACCCAGTGTGTGGAGTAGAAGGAGCAAGCCTTCACCAGGAACCTGCAAGGAGAGCGCCCACGGCCTTCACACCCTCCTCCCCGCTTATCTCTAACACTGGGACAGAGGAAGCTTGGCACCGGGTGGGCTTGAGGGACGTAAAGCCAATTTCAGCAGGATCAGGGGCAGGCGAAGGAGGACCCTGCCCTGCGGAAAgctcaggcagcaggagcagccccttAAGCCACCAGCTGTTCCCGAGCTGGCCATCTGTCCCGGCtttgggctgggctgggttaGTTTTCTCCCTGGCTGGCGCAgtgctgtgggtttggggtgttGCTGACACCCTGATGGTTTTTGTTGTcgctgagcagcgcttaccctaagtcaagggcttttcagcttctcacgCTGCCCCGccagtgaggaggctgggggcacaaggagctgggaggggacacggccaggacagctgaccccagctggcccAAGGGATTTTCCGTGCCGTATGCCATCGTGCTTGGCATGTAAACGACGGGAAAGctggcgggggggcgggggggccgctGCTCAGGAACGGGCTGGGCGCTGGGCGCTGagctgttgtttttcatttgcatcacttgtttgtCTGGGGTTctacttctctctctctttgttaGTCTCGTTTTCGTTACTATTACCGTTATTACTACTATTACCGTTATTACTACTATTACCGttattactactattactatttcatttcaattattaaactgttcttatctcagcccatgagttttctcactttcacccttccaattctcttcccccGTCCCACTAGGGGGAAATGAtcaagcagctgcgtggggctggggttaaaccatgacagcatCAGATAAAACTCTGGACACACATCAAGAACCCCCCAAGGACAGGAGACTCTCCAGGAACTGGGACAGTCCCAGTGCCTGTAGAAACCAGACCATGCTCAGGTGGGACTGGGAGACCTCTGAGTGCCTGGGTGGGCACAGGCTACAGCCCAAACCCGCCCCAGATGACAGGTGAACCAGGAGGAGCACAGTCCTTGCTCACCTCCAGGCTGCCACCATCGGAATGGTTCATCCAGGGCTCCACACGTCTCTGGCGGAGCTGAGAAGCCACCTCGGTCCCCTGAGTCCCAGGCTCACCCTCAGCTGATGCGGTCTCCGCAGCCACAGGCTTGCCGAGAGCCATACGGGCACCGCGCCAACCCTGAGCCCTGCGACCTCACCACGGGCTGGAACCACTGCTCACCTCTGGAAGAAACCCTCCGGTATCTCAGGCGAGAAGTAGGCACGGATGTGGAGGTCCTCGGGGTGGTCTCCTCCCCACACCTCAGAGACCTCTTGGGTCTGGTTCAGGTAGGTTGGGAATAAGTACCAGGACTCGTCGCAGCCCTGCGTTGTCTCCCATGGCTTCCCGGGCACAAACTCACTGGCCTGGGGGTTGAGTGCTTTGGTGTGCCTCACCTCCAGGCAGAGCTCAAAGTGCTCCAGGAGGCTGAAGagcttccctctccctctgtgaGGCCCGTGTCCCATAATTTCCTCAAAGACATCCTGCATCCCTTCGGAAAAGAGCTGGTGCTTCACCAAGGCACGCACGGCTCGGTGGCACAGCATTGCCTTTGACTTGAAGGTCCACACCCAGTTGGACCTGTCTCTGATGGTGGCGTGCTCCCCAATCAGCGTGTCCACGGAGatgctctccagctgctggaccAGGCGGTACCGCACCAGGAGCTGCtcgggaggaggagggaagaggcagcagtGAGAGGagcccagcaaagctgcagagaaGGTGGGTCCTGATCCTCGAGCTCACCTTGAACATCGTTATTAGGAAGGTAGGCTGGAGAAAAACGGTGCTTGCCAGGTGCTTGATTTCCTCATACCACACAAGAAGCCCGATGCGGTGGAGGTACCGCAAAATGtcctggagcagctccctgcccagggtgGCCAGGCTCTCACGCTGGGAGAGTTTGCTGAGCAGGTACTGGAAGTCCATCATGCCTAGAGGGAGACGCGGGAGCTCAGCACCGACCTTCCAAGGCAGATGCTTTAGAGGGCCAACAcgcaccagcagcacccagcgcCACCCGTGCCATCCCTGGGGAAGCAGCTGGGACCAGCACGATGCTCAGTGGCTTTACCCATCCCCAGCTGTCTCGCTACCACCCTGGAGCTCCCACGGTCCTGCCTCGcctcagcagcaccagcagcctgccaggACCTCAGCGGAGCATCTGAGAAAGGTGGCTGGCAGGACCTCAGCGGAGCATCTGAGAAAAGTGGCTAATACGGGTTTTTAGCCTTGTTTGAGACAGCAGGGTTGATCCCAGCCAGAAAACCTCCGATTGCCAGTTACACCTCAGATTGTCATTTAGTGGCGCAGCACGACAGGCAACACCACCTGGCTTATCTCCACAGGACAAAAGCATTTGCTCCTCACCCTCTCACCCTACACCAGCCAGGGGAGCCAGAGAGGATGCCAGGTGCTAGGGAGGGGGAGGGACCATTACGTGTGGTGAGGAAGTAGGTTTGGAAACCCACAGAGAAGCGTTAAAGCAGCGGAGCTCCTTCCTGCAACACCTTGTAGCTGCTTGCACGGGGCGGAGGGGAGAAAAGATGTTACTGGAGAGAAACAAACCAGCCGAGGCGGCCGGCGCcgggtgccccagccccaggctgggaggtgctggcagagccTCCTGGCGAGGGCACACGGCCTTTCCCACGCTTTTCCCAAGGGACCCgccccaggagcagctgcttcTAACGACGGAGCCGGGTTGCAGTAATTAATGCTCCAGTGATGACAGCCCAAGGTCTTCAGCAGTGACCCCCGACCCCGTGAGCAGGGCTAGGAGGTACAAGCAAGCACTGGGAGCCcgtcccagctgcagggcagggggtccTCCCAGGAAGGTGATGGATGTGGGGGGTCCTCCCAGGAAGGTGATGGATGTGGGGGTGATGGACCACTCACCATGGCCCGCCATCTCCTCGCTCTGCGCGATAGCGACGATGGCAGCTTCCACCTGCCGGTAGACGGGCGGTAGCACTCGGACAACCTCAGGGAAGAGCTCTTCCTTCTTCACATGCTCCAGGATAGTGGCCTCAAGCTTTTTGATGTCACTGTGATCTGTGCAGTTGACAGCAACTAAGTGTAAGAtctggaagagaggaaggacaCACCTGCAAAAGCACGGCCATAGCCtgagagggaaaggagggacCCGATGCCAAGGAGGTCACCAAGGCTGGGACACACCACTGGCACCGCTTCAGGCAGCCCTTCCGTCACGCCTTTGCTCTGCGGCAGTATCTGGAAAATCACCTGGGGATGGTAAGTGCCCCCTCACACCCCTCCCCAGGCACTTGCTACAAGCCACAGGGGGAGATGCCCATCACCGCGCAGGGACAAGGACCCAGCAGGTCACAGCCAGGGGTTActgtgcccaccccagccctaGGGAGCAGCTGCAAGCAGCGATCTGATGCATTAGCACCAGGTCAGCGTTGCCAGTAGCATGTTGGGCTCCCAGTGCCAACGGAATGGCCACAGACAGCAAGGAACCACGAGCATCTCAGCCCTACAGTTAACGTGTGGCTCTCCATCTCCTTCAGCCTCTCCCACTGGTCCACATAAAACTTGGGCTCCTCGCTGCCCTCCAGGTTGCCGATGAAGTGAGCGAGGTTGCTTTTTCGCTCCACCAGCATGGCCGCGATCTTGGCCATGATATCACGCCtcttctcctccacctcctcctcccggCAGCAGTCCACGTGGGTGCCCACGGGAAGCACCACCGAGTTGGGGACTCGCATGAACAAGTTGTTGATCCAGAAACCAACGAGCTCCTTGAAAGACTGGTCAGTAATTTGGTAcctggggaggaagagaagtgCCAAATTCATGTCTAACCCTGTGGGCCTCCAGCCAACTTGCACCAGCACAGGCCTGACCACCCACCCTGGTGCAGGGGCTTACTGGGGAAGAGCTCAGATCTCCTAAGCTGGCGTGGGCCATATCCACTCTCATCCTTCGGTTGCCCATCCTTAAGCTAAGCCAGTGATAGCTATGGGGTCTAGCAGAGTCCATCCCTGCTTGGGTGGGAGCACCCCTCTGTACCGCAAAGCCTGACGCTCTCTCCATGTTCAGGGAGCAGCACAAGATACAGGAGGGCTCGCCAAGGTATCTCCAAGGCAGGAAGCAGAGGGATCAGGGATCAATTGTCACATAAGGAGTCGGTGCTCATCTAACCCCTCAAAACAGAGGGCTTTGGCAAGGTCATGGCAGATCCAGTGGCTTAATTAAAAGAGTGATGTGCAAcaagggggagagggagagctAGCTCCTCCGGCGGTGAGAAGAGCAGGCATGGATGGAAATGGTGTGAACCCTTTTTTTGTTCTCCCACTCCACTGTGAATCCAGACCAGCTCAGCACTTACATGTGGAGGTTGATGACGAGGATGACAAGCGCCTGTGGCGTGATGAACACGTGGTGAGTCATGTAGTACTCCAGCTGGCCGGCAAAGTCCCAGAAGAGAAACGTGAAGTCCTCGATCTGGAACTCACTGATCTCTATCCCAACCGTTCGCTCTTCCTTGGGCACCAGTTTGGTTTGCCCTTGCTTCAGGCTTTGGCAGATGGTGGACTTCCCTGCCAGCGAGGCCCCCAGGAACATGGTCTTGACCCTCTTGTCCTCCTGCCCTGAACTGTGTTGAAGCTGGTTGAAGTAATTCTGGATTTGCTGGATGCCACCGGCGCACACTTCACTGGGTGGCTCCCGGAGCGGGTTCCCACTGGCCTTGACCATTTTCAGGGATTGCCCCTGGAAGagctccctggggagctgccGGAGGGCATTGTTCTGCACGTGGAGCTCCTGTAAGCATGCCAGCTGCAGGACGGGCTGGGGGAAGGTCCGGAACAGGTTGTTGGAGATGTTGAGGTACTGGAGACTGCCTCGACAAGCTGCCAGGTCCCTGGGGAGGGCACTGAGACGGTTGTTGTTCAGCCGCAGGTGTTTCAGCCTGGGGAGATGGCAGAAAACCCCCTCAGGGATGACCCGGATTTGGTTCTGATTCAGCTCAAGCTTCTCCAAACGGACCAGGCTCTGGATTTCATCGGGAAAGTCCACAATCTCGTTCTTGGACAGGATCAACTTCTTCAAGTTGCAAAGCTTAGAGATGCCGGCGATGCTCCTGAGCTTGTTCCTGTCGAGGTCAAGGCTCTCCAGCGCGGGGTCGCCCAGGACCGCTGGTGGCAGCACCCGCAGCCGCTGCATGGAGAGGGTCACCTGGCGCACGCCGTCCTCCTGCCCCGGACCTGGGCGTGTGGGACAGGGAAGGGGGTTAAAAGAGACTTTCACCCTTTGGGTTGCAGACCACGTTTTTCTCTTGAGCTCTGCACGCCTTTGGGATCATTTCGGCCACCAAGGagaagcaaaggcaaagcagaggagctggctgagcagctcctgcGGTCGCTGGAGGGG
Proteins encoded in this region:
- the IRF7 gene encoding interferon regulatory factor 7 isoform X1: MAALNSEGEAQKLRFGPWLVRAIDSGSYRGLRWINAERTAFRVPWKHNARRDVTSSDLEVFRAWAQVSGRYEGSPEDPAKWKTNFRCALRSTHMFELLEDNSKSGDDPHKVFAITPAALCPSEEGDFGSPDPAAEQQSRLVLAPLDVAPEITPPGTAAPTPSPLLEDMEVLQWVLKKCNISPHDFGTLTSSWPPAGDALHQDTLLQPLPGPGQDDSLTPPAVQDWVSMEQPLLGACSPPDPMLLGEQGGCCGAGCSPRYESALMGWEEASPNQSDRHPAAPQMAMPAHPPEATVPEPPPGEAVPFIPATNPVPAPLEDSTDGNVPILDVSIYYRGKLFHQEEVRGRQCLLLYQPSDPALVLRPGHRVGFPSPSKLADDKQRRFTEELLGCVGLQLEQRARKLFATRLKKCKIFWALSQQLEGPEDPPSNLLCRDQEIPIFDFNKFCTAGAQVLRALVRAGAAGGSLLPRQRHHQPAALRLLQPLRAHRAVQHADRLTPSPPAPRAPPQDRHQLVGDHQAPRAVQTCVPPGALWGDAYGGDFPRTASVADPRANTLLFPSISC
- the IRF7 gene encoding interferon regulatory factor 7 isoform X2, with the translated sequence MAALNSEGEAQKLRFGPWLVRAIDSGSYRGLRWINAERTAFRVPWKHNARRDVTSSDLEVFRAWAQVSGRYEGSPEDPAKWKTNFRCALRSTHMFELLEDNSKSGDDPHKVFAITPAALCPSEEGDFGSPDPAAEQQSRLVLAPLDVAPEITPPGTAAPTPSPLLEDMEVLQWVLKKCNISPHDFGTLTSSWPPAGDALHQDTLLQPLPGPGQDDSLTPPAVQDWVSMEQPLLGACSPPDPMLLGEQGGCCGAGCSPRYESALMGWEEASPNQSDRHPAAPQMAMPAHPPEATVPEPPPGEAVPFIPATNPVPAPLEDSTDGNVPILDVSIYYRGKLFHQEEVRGRQCLLLYQPSDPALVLRPGHRVGFPSPSKLADDKQRRFTEELLGCVGLQLEQRARKLFATRLKKCKIFWALSQQLEGPEDPPSNLLCRDQEIPIFDFNKFCTELRDFRNGQRKRSPDFTIYLCFGQSFSRARPKESRLILVKLVPKFCEHWYEQVLREGASSLDSGTISLQLSDSFSLFELIEQCNMQID
- the IRF7 gene encoding interferon regulatory factor 7 isoform X3, whose protein sequence is MSPAATWRCSGVPVLTQPRTPQAWAQVSGRYEGSPEDPAKWKTNFRCALRSTHMFELLEDNSKSGDDPHKVFAITPAALCPSEEGDFGSPDPAAEQQSRLVLAPLDVAPEITPPGTAAPTPSPLLEDMEVLQWVLKKCNISPHDFGTLTSSWPPAGDALHQDTLLQPLPGPGQDDSLTPPAVQDWVSMEQPLLGACSPPDPMLLGEQGGCCGAGCSPRYESALMGWEEASPNQSDRHPAAPQMAMPAHPPEATVPEPPPGEAVPFIPATNPVPAPLEDSTDGNVPILDVSIYYRGKLFHQEEVRGRQCLLLYQPSDPALVLRPGHRVGFPSPSKLADDKQRRFTEELLGCVGLQLEQRARKLFATRLKKCKIFWALSQQLEGPEDPPSNLLCRDQEIPIFDFNKFCTAGAQVLRALVRAGAAGGSLLPRQRHHQPAALRLLQPLRAHRAVQHADRLTPSPPAPRAPPQDRHQLVGDHQAPRAVQTCVPPGALWGDAYGGDFPRTASVADPRANTLLFPSISC
- the IRF7 gene encoding interferon regulatory factor 7 isoform X4; translation: MSPAATWRCSRVPVLTQPRTPQAWAQVSGRYEGSPEDPAKWKTNFRCALRSTHMFELLEDNSKSGDDPHKVFAITPAALCPSEEGDFGSPDPAAEQQSRLVLAPLDVAPEITPPGTAAPTPSPLLEDMEVLQWVLKKCNISPHDFGTLTSSWPPAGDALHQDTLLQPLPGPGQDDSLTPPAVQDWVSMEQPLLGACSPPDPMLLGEQGGCCGAGCSPRYESALMGWEEASPNQSDRHPAAPQMAMPAHPPEATVPEPPPGEAVPFIPATNPVPAPLEDSTDGNVPILDVSIYYRGKLFHQEEVRGRQCLLLYQPSDPALVLRPGHRVGFPSPSKLADDKQRRFTEELLGCVGLQLEQRARKLFATRLKKCKIFWALSQQLEGPEDPPSNLLCRDQEIPIFDFNKFCTAGAQVLRALVRAGAAGGSLLPRQRHHQPAALRLLQPLRAHRAVQHADRLTPSPPAPRAPPQDRHQLVGDHQAPRAVQTCVPPGALWGDAYGGDFPRTASVADPRANTLLFPSISC